The sequence below is a genomic window from Montipora capricornis isolate CH-2021 chromosome 14, ASM3666992v2, whole genome shotgun sequence.
TCTATGTATTCCTAGTCCGGAATACGGTCGGTCGAACGCGTACTTACAATACTTATGGAAAAGCATCTTACAATACGAAAATGGACAATTTTCCTCTGAGATCGCTCTTTCTataaaacaggaaaatttgctTCCCAAGTACTTACAGCGAGTACCATTAACACGCTCCCCTCATCGACTCATCGAGTCAATCAGTGAATTaagtttcgaaaaatgaaaagaaagtcGTTGAGGGCGAGTCTCACTGATAACCACTGTAAGCTCAGTGTGCGAACGCCTTTTTAATTTATATGTCACCTTCCGCCTCGTTAGTTATGTAGAGGTTTTTCTGTAGTTTATCGTActcttttgatagttttttctaGGTGTCGCTTTTGTGTTAGTCTCGCAATTAGTTGGTATTGTTTTCACGtaacacttgtaaatttttgtcCCACTAGTTTTCCTATAAATTGTACGGCTTAGTTTAATGCAAATTTGGGAGGTTGCAGGTTGTTTTGGTGAGAGTACTGCGAGATGTAGACTACTTAGTGCCTTTTCCTCAAGAAACCGTCTAGAACCGGGTCAATTTCAAGTTGTAAATAGTATCGTGTGTACAGAGTTTACggagttttcttctttttagtaTGTTGATCGTCGTTTTGTAACGTAAGCCGCAGACTGTGTTCACTGAAAACGGCCGAGTAAATGATTTGAAGTTTGTGTCCGTACCCGTTTTCACACGTTTGAGTTCGTATAGCGCACGGCTGTACATTGTTCTAGACGATTTATTGCAGTATGGACGCGACTGAGGTGACAGCAGAAGTGTTTCAACGATTTAAAGAGAGAAGAAAGGTTACGAAAGCGTCCGTTACGAGAAGGATTAAGGACATTGAGAAGCTTTTGTGTGTGATTGATAATTTTGACGAAGTTATTGCAGCGGAAAAAGTTCTTAATGAAGCGATGGAGAGATTTTATCGAGCACATGAGGATTATCATCAAGTACTACAAACGGTTGAAGAGCGTCAGATGTCAATTATATATCTCCGCGATCAAGTTAAGCTGTATCAAGATTTTAAGGAGAGAATTAACCGGTACTTAGAAATTTCGAGGCGAGTTCTAACACCAACCGAGCGTGGTGGTGAACATTTATCGGACACTGTCAGTCGTCTTGATCCAAGAGTCGGTGAATAGTTGCAAGTAGTAGGGTCCCAAGTAGAAGATCACATTCAGCCTCACGATTCGGTTAGCCAAATCGAGTTAAGGCCAGACGGTAAGCAACAACCACGTGTTTTGCAATCGCGTTCTGGGTCGGGTACCGCCAGTGTTTCAAGGGCTTCTCAGCGTTCTGCGAGATCAATTTCTGTGGCTGGAGAAAGAATTAGGCTTGCTGCGGAGAAAGCTGCGATGATTGTTGAGGCTTCCTTGTTGAGTGAGCAAGATTCACTTGCACAGGAAAGGCTATGTTTGGAACAGCAGGAAAGACtcctaaaattaaaaactgagACCGCTAAGACAGAAGCCAAAGAAAAAATCTTTGAAGTTATTGATGATGAATGTTCTAGTCAAATCCGTCCGTCGTCTGGTCAATCGGGTGTTAAGATCGAGCCTTCTTTCCTTGTTAGTACACCACGTGTTTCAAGAGATGAGAGACCTAGTCCTAGTCAGCCACGTAATGAAGCTCTTTTTACCGATCCACGCCCTCGAAAAGGGGTGCCCCAATCGCCAGAAACAAAGCCTTTACGCCATTATGTATCAACTCATTTTCCTGATTTTCGGGTATTTCAACTTCCCAAGACTGAGATCGTTACGTTTGACGGTAATCCTTTAAATTACCATTTGTTTGTGAAGACCATTGAAAACAGTGTAGAAAAGTATACTGAAGATGGCGACATACGGCTTCAATTGCTTATCCAACATTGTACTGGCAAAGCTAGAGAAGCAATCAAAAGTTGTGGAATGCTTAATGGTATGCAGGGCTACGAAAAGGCAAAGGAGCTCCTAAAGGAACGATTCGGAGAGAAATATGTTGTGTCTAAGGCGTGGATTGACAAGTTATCCCACGGACCGCCAATTAGAATAAATGACAGTGAAGCCCTTGATGACTTAGCTGACGACCTGGAAAACTGTGAGATTACTACCCTTAAGGTTTCGGGCAGGCTCGACGAAGTGAACAGTGAGGACAGAATGGTTCAGATTCTTCAAAGAGTGCCGCCATATTTGCGTTCACGTTGGCAGAAGACGGTTCAGGAGATCAGAGTTTGTGGGAGAGACCCCACCTTCACGGATCTGAAGAAGCTCATCCGCACTGCCGCTAAAGAGAAGAATGATCCAGTTTTTGGTTCCATCCTGGACCCTGTTTTCAAGCAAGATCGAAGTAAAGTGAAACCGAGAACCAGGTTTTCCAGTACGCACGCGGTGCATGCTGCTCCAACAAACCTTGCTAACAGCCCCAGATACAGAGTGGGTAATGGGCGTGGTTTCGTTCCGGTACACTCGAGTGTTGGTCTTACCTTGAAGCCAAGTATCAAATGTTTCCTGTGTAATGGAGGTCACAAATTGGAAACCTGCGGTCAATTTAAAGCtaaatcaagtgaagaaaaGCTCAAGTTCGTCCGAGATAGAAAGCTGTGCGAAAACTGCCTCTCTTACTCTCATTTTGCAAGTGGTTGCAAGAGTCCACGAAGCTGTACTATTGAGCAGTGCACCATTGCCCGTAAGCATTTGCAATCCTTACACGATGCCTTGGTTGCTAGTTTTCGAAGTAGAGACGGCGAAGGAAACAATGAAAGAGTTTCTGGACCAAGTGTTGATAAACGCCCCGACGAGTTACACGCGCAACAAAGTCATCACGTTATGAAGCGTAACGTCGAAGCATTTGATACCAAGCCTGAAATCAAGGCTTTGCCTATTGTGCCGGTGAAGGTCAACGGTCGAGGCAAGGATGTGATAGTGACGACCTATGCATTGTTAGATAGCGGTTCAACCTCCTCCTGGTGTAGTGAGAGTCTTGCGAAAGGCTAGGTGTTGTTGGGTCGCGTGTACGGGTTTCCTTGTCCTCAATTGAGACAGACAGCACCCCTTCATCATGTCGTCGGGTgaatttggagataatggatATGGCCGAAGTTAATATGGTTGAGCTGCCAGATGTTCAGACGAAGGACAAGTTGAATGTTTCCTCAGACTGCGTCTCTAGTCAAGATGATGTTGACCGATGGCCTCATCTGTCGGACATCAAAGTACCCAAAGTAATCAGGAGTGAGGTGGAGCTGTTGATCGGTCAAGACGTTCCTGAGGCGCTAGAACCTTGTGAAATACGAAGTTGTCGTGGAAATGGCCTTTACGCTACGAAGACTAAGTTTGGTTGGACGTTAAATGGTCCTCTAGGACGGCATAGCTGTTTTGAAAAACGCTATGTAAACTTTATCCGTACTGATGAAGAAATGGGCCGGATGTTTCAGCAGTTTATGAATTTGGAATTCAGTGAGTCAGTGTCTGATCCAACTCATGCGTTGTCGCACCAAGACGAGAAGGTTCTTTCTATTTACGAAGAATCAGCACGACTCGTGGACGGCCATTATGAGATTGCTATACCCTGGAAACTTCATCCTCCAGGTCTTCCAAATAACAGGCCATTAGCCGAGCATCGTTTGAAGTTGTTGCGAAAAAAACTCGTCAAAGATCCCGAGCTGTATTCCAGATATTCTGCATTCATATCAGATCTCCTTGACAAGGGATATGCCAAACGCGTCCCAGAAGATCGTCGTAATCGAGATGATGGTAAGGTGTGGTATCTTCCTCACCACTCTGTTGTTCATCCAAAGAAACCGGAGAAGGTGCGCGTTGTCTTTGATTGTGCTGCACGTTATCGTGGTACATCGCTAAACGACAGAGTCCTGAGAGGTCCAGATTTGACAAACAAGCTCGTTGGAGTTTTGCTGAGATTTCGTGAAGAGCCGTTTGCTTTAATGGCAGATATAGAAGCTATGTACCATCAGATCAAGGTCCACCCAGATGATGTTGACTCTTTACGTTTCTTGTGGTATCCCGATTCCGACTTAAGCAGAGATCCGGAAGAGTTTCATATGTCCATTCACCTGTTTGGTGGAGTGTGGTCAACTAGTTGTGCAAACTTTGGGCTTCTGAGGACGGCGAGAGACAACAGTAGTGAATTCCATCAGTCAGTTAGCAGCACAGTCACAAGGAACTTTTACGTTGACGATTGTCTTAAGTCCGTCAAATCCCAAGATGAAGCCATTGATCTAGTTAACGAGTTGCAGAGATTGTTGCGACGTGGAGGCTTTAACCTCACAAAGTGGATCTGCAACTCTAGGGCAGTGCTTGAGAAGATTCCTCAGTCAGATCGAGCCAAGGAAGTGAAAGATTTGGATCTTAGTCATGATCTTCTCCCCGTCGAAAGGGCCTTAGGAATGCATTGGAACGTGGAGCGCGAcgagtttgttttcaaaatccAGGGTAAAGACAAGCCACTAACGCGTCGTGGTCTTCTGAGTATTGTATCGTCAATATACGATCCGCTAGGCTTCACAGCGCCTTTCGTGTTGTCAGCAAAGATTGTCCTTCAAGACCTATGTCGCAGAAAGATGAACTGGGACGACGCTATTCCAAGTGATTGCTTACCTTCAGTGCAGCGTTGGCTTGGAGAATTGCCAGCCTTGGGGCAATTTTCCGTCGGTCGCTGTTACAAGCCggagaaatttggaaaaatcGCCAGCATTCAAATACATCACTTTTCAGATGCCTCAGAGCTTGCTTATGGGACTGTCTCGTATCTGAGACTCACCAGTGAAGACGGGTGCGTTTGTTGTTCCTTTCTGTTGTCTAAGTCGCGTTTGGCGCCTCTGAAACCTCTTTCAATACCACGTTTGGAATTGAACGCCGCGACTCTGGCTGTCAAGTTGGACCGCATGTTCCGTAAGGAATTGGAACTACCGATAACAAGTTCTGTGTTCTGGACAGATAGCACGTCCGTCCTTCGTTACATTCGCAATGATGACAAGCGCTTTCACACATTCGTCTCGAACAGACTAACAGTGATTCATGATGGATCATCGGTCGGTCAATGGAGGCACGTGGACAGCAAGCGTAACCCCTCAGATGTAACCACTCGAGGATTATCTGCAAAGGCCCTGCTTAGTGATGAAAAGTGGAAGCGAGGTCCAGAGTTTCTCTGGCTTGGAGAAAGTTCGTGGCCCAAATTTCCTGCGTCCCTGGATACAAGTTCTCAGGATGACCTTGAGATTAAGGAGCACAAACGTGTCTACTCCGTGCAGCTAAATAACTTTGCGCAGCCTGATGACAAAGTGTTTGCCTATTATTCTTCCTGGCATAAGCTTCGAAGGTCTGTGGCTTATTTGTTGCGTTTCAAGACTTGGCTGTTAAACAGAGTTCGCAGCAAGTTTGGTCAACCTAGTGCTCAGGTACCGTCTGGAAAGGTCACTCTCATTGAGATGAAGAATGCAGAAAGAGAAATTCTGATGTCTCTACAGAGGAAATTCTTCCCCAAAGAGTTGACACAGCTGTCAAAATGTGGTCAAGATGATCGCGCCAAGTCGGTAAATAAATCCAGTTCAATCGGTCGTCTCGACCCTATAATGAAAGATGGTTTGCTGCTTGTTGGAGGTCGGCTGAGACATACCAGAATTCAAACGGAAGCAAGGAACCCAATTAGCCTGCCAAAGAAAAgccactttaaaatttaaaaaacgatctctggctaaaatgataaaaaactacgagctttcgactgcccgaactgcagtcttcgacgggtaaaatgaatgataagaaatcgatgagaaaatttaaataaaaacgtacattgcaaaatgatgagaatgtagaaaatttatgaatatttgttaaaaagaatgttgtattgtccaggtaaagggcacgaattgttatctgcgttgggtgtcactgtggtatgccacgcttctaatgtttttctcgttctaaaagtgcctttgtcaataactgacGCATTCTAGAAATCAATGGCGTGGTTATTGGACCAAGCGTgattcgggcagtcgaaagctcgtagttttttatcattttagccagagatcgttttgtaaattttaactatgttccatcctggctgcggcccttcaatattttcacgTAAAAGCCACGTTGTTGATTTGATTGTCAGAAATTGTCATGAGATCTTTGGCCACGTCGGGCGAGAACATGTTTTGAGCTTGTTGCGTGAAAAGTTCTGGCTGGTTGGAGGACGAACTACGGTGCGCAGAGTCTTGAATGCATGTTTTAGTTGCAAGAAGCGAAATCAGTTACCAATGGCGCAGAAAATGGCGGACCTTCCCCCCGAGAGAGTTGCTTCTCAAGAGCCACCATTTACGTACGTTGGGGTGGACTGTTTTGGACCGTTTCACGTTAAGCGCGGTCGCTGTTTGGCAAAACGTTACGGAGTGCTTTTCACCTGGTTAACAATTAGAGCTGTTCATTTTGAGATCGCCCACAGTTTAGACACCAGTTCCTTCATAAACGCTCTTCGTAGATTTATAGCTAGAAGAGGTGTACCTCAGGAAATCAGATCTGACAATGGAACTAATTTTACGAGTGCAGACAAAGAACTCAGAACAGCGATTGGAAAATGGAATCGGGAGATGATTAAAGAGTTCCTGCAGCAGAAGGAGATCCTCTGGGTCTTTAATCCTCCAACGGCTTCGCATATGGGTGGTGTATGGGAAAGAATGATTAGATCGGTTCGCAAAATTCTCAACGCTGTGTTAAAGGAGCAGAATCTCACTGAAGAAAGCCTGGTCACATTGATGTGCGAGGTGGAGGCGATACTTAACAGTAGGCCTCTCACGAAAATTTCTGATGATCCAAGCGACTTACAAGCCTTGACGCCAAACCATCTGCTTCTTTTGCGCGCTGGTCCCAGTTTTCCCCCTGGAATGTTTTTAAGAGAAGATCAATACACCAATAGGCGATGGAAACAAGTGCAATACCTTTCAGATGTTTTTTGGAAAAGGTGGACCAGAGAATATCTGCCTATGTTGCAAGAGCGAATGAAGTGGCGGAGCTTTCGTCGCAATCTCAGTGTTGGagacattgttttggttgtagATGACTCGTCACCAAGATGTCTTTGGTCTTTGGCCACTTGGAAGAGTTTTGGAGGTGTTCCAGGCACGATGGGTGTGTGCGAGTTACAAGAGTGAAAACCAAGTCAGGATCTTTGCTGAGACCAATCAGCAAATTGTGTTTACTAGAGTTTGCGAAATGAACAATTAATTGAACTTGTCTATTACAaacactctttcttttttttgttttgttttgggaTTACCTTTAGCTTGCGTGTTACGATTTAAGCTCGCTACAGCGTTCGTTTATATTTATAAGTTGAAACAGCCCCTTTTTGGTCTCTGTTTGAGGGCGGGAATGTGCGAACGCCTTTTTAATTTATATGTCACCTTCCGCTTCGTTAGTTATGTAGAGGTTTTTCTGTAGTTTATTGTACTCTTTTGATAGTTTTTCTAGGTGTCGCCTTTGTGTTAGTCTCGCAATTAGTTGGTATTGTTTTCACTcaacacttgtaaatttttgtcCCACTAGTTTTCCTATAAATTGTACGGCTTAGTTTAATGCAAATTTGGGAGGTTGCAGGTTGTTTTGGTGAGAGTACTGCGAGATGTAGACTACTTAGTGCCTTTTCGTTAAGAAACCGTCTAGAACCGGGTcgagttttcttctttttagtaTGTTGATTGTCGTTTTGTAACGTAAGCCGCAGACTGTGTTCACTGAAAACGGTCGAGTAAATGATTTGAAGTTTATGTCCGTACCCGTGTTCAGATGTTTGATTTCGTATAGCGCACGGCTGCACACTCAGATAACGCTTTCGCCTTCACAAGAATTCACTGTTCACGATCACAAagtatttttaaattatttctttttggTGGTCGATTGTAAATGCAAACCTTGTCTACGATGGCCCACAAATGTTacggcaaaaccaaaaaccTCACGGCAAATCTCACGGGAAAAACAAAAGAGgtaaaaaatagtttttttacgGGAGTCGCTGTAGTATTTTGAGTTCCAAGTTtttgtttattgtagaatttcattatataatacatttttcaatctgcactgctcgcaggtagcaatagctagtcgaggcgagcagtgattagatgtatatacaagagagaacaagtagagaaagctacgttaatcaattgtgttttacaaacgaagaggtatacgaatacctagtttacagagtatacagtcaactaaaataagaaaatttcatctaaaatcaaaccaatacaaagtgtaaatatgaaaagccaaagtactaatatatttttgttattaagacagataaatcaatataatcattttcttctgaaagtctttggagtaggatattgtggattttaattttaaaattgtttttggatagatggcgaatttcacaaggtaacttattccaaatttttacaccatttcttgaaaaggatttaatttgtttatcaagtcttgagggtttaacaaagtagtcacctcttgaagatgaccttgttttatatgaatgaatgcttgctttagaaataaataaattagcctGCGTTGTGTGTTCATTTTTTATTCAGATGGCTGAGGACGCTAATACCATCCAGTGAGAACTGTGCTATGTGCAGGAAGGAATTTCGACAGCCGCACGCCGAAGCACAAGCGGCTGACACAGAATTTATCGCCCGCATTGCGGAGGTAAGATTTAGAAGTCATTTTCTTCATTCAATATACAAAGAAATCAGTCTCTTTTATTATCCTTAATTGTTCTTTCACTAATTTTGGCGTTCTCTTTGTTCAGTCTATTATCCCAACAGGGAATACGCTGAAAACTGTATAGcctgtatatattttaataaaggGCTAAACCCTATTGAACACACGACTTTGCCTTTGCGATTCAGTGCATATTTGCAAGCCGAAACGTAGATGAACGCGGAAACAGTGATAATCGTGAAAGATGTCGTCACTGTCAAAGATTTATAATTGCTAAAAAATCTTCGACATTTATTTCTAACTATGGCAAGAGTTTTTCAAGTAATCTTTGCTTATCCATGTTTCATTCCTCTCACTGAATCGAAAAGGCATTGTAGTGTGTATTTGAATAGGGTTTAATTAATTTATACATAGCGTTTGTTCGCATTGTTTGTAAACACTTTAATTTGCTTGTAAATACGAAGACATCAGTTAGAAACTGTACATCAGTTAGAAACTTAGGTGCTTGGTTCGATTCTCAACTGACTATGAATACTCATGTGAATAAAGTTTGCAGTGCTGCATATTTCCATCTCTATAACATCAAGCGTATTCGAAAGTATTTGTCACAAGATACAACTGAAAAACTCGTGCACGCTTTCTTTTCTAGTCGcattgactattgcaatagtctgcTTTATGGTCTGCCAGCAAAGCAGCTGGACAAGCTACAGCGTGTACAAAACACTGCGGCGCGTATAATATTTTTCCTGCCTAAGTTTTGCCACATCACCCCTGTGCTTGTTCGGCTGCACTGGTTGCCCATTAAATCACGAATTCATTTTAAGATCTGCCTGATCACTTTTGAGGTTTTACATGGCCTGTCACCTAGTTATCTTTTCGACCTTATCTCggtaaagaaaaccagatacAGTCTTAGGTCCTTTCAAGCACCAGTTTTAAACAGGCCGCGGACAAATAGAAAGACGCTAGGTGACAGGTCATTCGCTGCGGCAGCCCCTACACTGTGGAACGCACTTCCACAAGAAATTCGCCAGTGCCAGAACATAAATGTATTTAAGTGCCTCttaaagactcatctttttagaTTAGCCTATAATGTGTGATATTTAATTGCTCTTGcttaaatttttattgttaaattatcttaattataaatttgtaacttaattagtattttgttttatatagtctatatatatatattttttttttcttattgtaaAGCGCAATAGATCATATGCATGtttttgcgctatataaatattttaaattattattattatcattattattattattattattattattattattattattaagataaaaatgtttttttttactgcttGAAAGTAAACGTGGCATTGGTGTTCCATCTTGTATGTGAGAAATAGTTATTCTTCCACGCGCTAAGAAATAGTTGATGAATCTTTGTCCGTAGCCAGTGTTCATTGTGTAGCGCTGACTTCAAAATACAACGAAGTTGACGCAAACATTTCTGCTcgttcttaaaataaaatattggaaCCATTAGCTCTCCATCACTTGTTATTTCAATTTTGAGACAGCCTTCTTTATTCATCTTATCCCAAAGTTCATGCAGTAAGGTTACGATTTGTTGTCCAATTGCAGTCGTTGCAAACGGTCATAGTTCTAGCGCAAAAATCTGCTGTTCGATCATTCGGTCCATTGctgaattgaaatatttttttcattgtcCTTATACACGTGACTCGAAATTTTGACTCTGGCGGGTGCAAGCTGATATTTGATAATCAGCATAATGGCACGGAGCTGAGGACAACAATGACAACAAGAAATCCGTCATGTTGCATGAGAGAGAGGCCACTTACCGAAGCGAAGATGCAAgtaacttctttaattttatgactatcatgatcattatttcatatattttgtaCAATGTATCAAGTGGATTTTCAGTTCTATCAATTTCTCTTTGTACAGCATTAGTTTTCTGTGTAATCATGTACGTTCGCATGTCTTTGTATACGATTGCGTTACCAACACGAGCGATGTTGAATCTcctgggaaaatgtgatgtattAGGGGAGGGAATGCAGCAATTTGTACATCATCAACACGATGgcgtagtgaaaataaaatatagagaGGAATTGAGATCTCGTTATGCTAAATTTGTGTATTGTAATCATAACCGTGTTGTACATTAAATTAAATCACCTCCAAACTTTCAAAACGACATCTGTGGCATAGATATTAATCTCTCAATATACCAGAATAGCTTTGGAACCAGTTTTGGAAGCAGTTTTGAGTCCTCGTGGCTTCTACGTATGAACAACAATCTAAAACCTCGTGAGAAAAGACGTTTCCCAAAGAGCAGAATCCTATATTATGGCAATACTACTGCAACTTTTACCTTCAATCTTATTTTGCTTGGGGGGGATGTGGAATTAAATCCAGGAATGAGCGAAAATGGTTTTGAAGCGAGGACGAAACGTCCAGTACAGAGGAATATACGAATCGCTCACCTTAATGTTCGCTTGATCAAGAACAGAAAGCATTTTATTCTCACTAAAGAGTTGGTAATGAAGAATGACTTTGACATCCTTACCGTCTCTGAGACCTGGTTAGATAGTACTGAGGTTGAAATCCCTACTTATAATATTTATCGGCTCGACCGTTTAAACAAATCTGGAGGTGGTGTTTGTGCCTTTGTGAAGAACTGTTACAAAG
It includes:
- the LOC138031805 gene encoding uncharacterized protein, which encodes MADLPPERVASQEPPFTYVGVDCFGPFHVKRGRCLAKRYGVLFTWLTIRAVHFEIAHSLDTSSFINALRRFIARRGVPQEIRSDNGTNFTSADKELRTAIGKWNREMIKEFLQQKEILWVFNPPTASHMGGVWERMIRSVRKILNAVLKEQNLTEESLVTLMCEVEAILNSRPLTKISDDPSDLQALTPNHLLLLRAGPSFPPGMFLREDQYTNRRWKQVQYLSDVFWKRWTREYLPMLQERMKWRSFRRNLSVGDIVLVVDDSSPRCLWSLATWKSFGGVPGTMGVCELQE
- the LOC138031804 gene encoding uncharacterized protein yields the protein MDMAEVNMVELPDVQTKDKLNVSSDCVSSQDDVDRWPHLSDIKVPKVIRSEVELLIGQDVPEALEPCEIRSCRGNGLYATKTKFGWTLNGPLGRHSCFEKRYVNFIRTDEEMGRMFQQFMNLEFSESVSDPTHALSHQDEKVLSIYEESARLVDGHYEIAIPWKLHPPGLPNNRPLAEHRLKLLRKKLVKDPELYSRYSAFISDLLDKGYAKRVPEDRRNRDDGKVWYLPHHSVVHPKKPEKVRVVFDCAARYRGTSLNDRVLRGPDLTNKLVGVLLRFREEPFALMADIEAMYHQIKVHPDDVDSLRFLWYPDSDLSRDPEEFHMSIHLFGGVWSTSCANFGLLRTARDNSSEFHQSVSSTVTRNFYVDDCLKSVKSQDEAIDLVNELQRLLRRGGFNLTKWICNSRAVLEKIPQSDRAKEVKDLDLSHDLLPVERALGMHWNVERDEFVFKIQGKDKPLTRRGLLSIVSSIYDPLGFTAPFVLSAKIVLQDLCRRKMNWDDAIPSDCLPSVQRWLGELPALGQFSVGRCYKPEKFGKIASIQIHHFSDASELAYGTVSYLRLTSEDGCVCCSFLLSKSRLAPLKPLSIPRLELNAATLAVKLDRMFRKELELPITSSVFWTDSTSVLRYIRNDDKRFHTFVSNRLTVIHDGSSVGQWRHVDSKRNPSDVTTRGLSAKALLSDEKWKRGPEFLWLGESSWPKFPASLDTSSQDDLEIKEHKRVYSVQLNNFAQPDDKVFAYYSSWHKLRRSVAYLLRFKTWLLNRVRSKFGQPSAQVPSGKVTLIEMKNAEREILMSLQRKFFPKELTQLSKCGQDDRAKSVNKSSSIGRLDPIMKDGLLLVGGRLRHTRIQTEARNPISLPKKSHFKI